One Procambarus clarkii isolate CNS0578487 chromosome 15, FALCON_Pclarkii_2.0, whole genome shotgun sequence DNA segment encodes these proteins:
- the LOC138364929 gene encoding gastrula zinc finger protein XlCGF57.1-like, producing MKTHQCPQCRKVFSRPRDVKRHMLVHSGDKPHECPECGKRFSQRGHMKRHRMVHADERPFQCAECGKKFRERGNIIKHMLVHSGDKPYGCPECGKRFSRLGSMTIHMLVHSVDKPYICPECGKRFRHLQHMKTHRMVHAHQRPFQCAECGKKFRERGNIIKHMLVHSGDKPLECPECGKRFSHRRNMKAHMLVHSGDKPYGCPECGKRFSRLGNMKTHKMVHVDERPFQCAECGKKFKVRGTIIKHMLVHSSDKPHECSECGKRFSRLGDMKRHKMIHADNRINT from the coding sequence atgaagactcaccagtgtccccaGTGTCGGAAGGTATTCTCCCGTCCTAGAGATGTgaaacgtcacatgttagtgcattcaggtgacaaacctcatgagtgtccagaatgtggaaagagattcagtcagcgtggacatatgaagcgtcacaggatggtgcatgcggatgagagaccttttcaatgtgccgagtgtggcaaaaaatttagagaacgtggaaatataataaagcacatgttagtgcattcaggtgacaaaccttatggatgtccagagtgtgggaagagattcagtcgtcttggaagtatgacgattcacatgttagtgcattcagttgACAAACCTTAtatatgtccagagtgtgggaaaagattcaggcaTCTtcaacatatgaagactcacaggatggtgcatgcgcatCAGAGACCTttccaatgtgccgagtgtggcaaaaaatttagagaacgtggaaatataataaagcacatgttagtgcattcaggtgataaacctcttgaatgtccagagtgtgggaagagattcagtcaccgTAGAAATATGAaggctcacatgttagtgcattcaggtgacaaaccttatggatgtccagagtgtgggaagagattcagtcgtcttggaaatatgaagactcacaagatggtgcatgtggatgagagaccttttcagtgtgcagagtgtggcaaaaaatttaaagtacgtggaactataataaagcacatgctagtgcattcaagtgacaagcctcacgagtgttcagagtgtgggaagagattcagtcgtcttggtgatatgaagaggcacaaaatgatacatgcagataataggataAACACTTAa